TGATACCAGCGACATGCAACCATGTGGTTATATTGTAAGAATACACGGATATGACCGAACCATCATTAACAGTGGATTTATCGGCCATTATAGAGGCAGTTCTGTAGGATTTTGCCTTCTAAAACCTGAATAGTAGCAGATAGTAGTAAGGTAATGAGGGGTATCCCTCATTCTCTTTTATTTTTCAGATCAGGGAGAATTCTTTCCCTAACAGTTCCCTTCCAAGCGAAGAATCTGGCTATGATACCCACTCAATGTTAAAGAGAAGCTCTTTTTTAATATGTGTGATCAGGAGTTATTGATTAAGTATGAGCCAGAAAATAGAATTAAAACGGGAACTTGGGCTGCTTGAAGCAACCCTTGCAGGTGTGGGAGTCATTCTGGGTGCCGGCATCTATGCTCTTATCGGGCAGGCCGCCGGGCTGGCAGGGAATTCGGTCTGGATATCTTTCGGCCTTGCTAGCCTTATCGCGGTCTTTACAGGACTCAGCTATGCAGAACTCTCTTCCATGTATCCGAAAGCGAGTGCAGAGTATGAATATACCAATAATGCTTTTGGCAGCAAATTGGCGTTCATCATAGGCTGGTTGATTATCTTCAGCGGCGTGGTGGGAGCATCTGCTGTTGCCCTGGGATTTGCAGGATATTTCAATGTTCTCTTCGATGTTCCCCTGGTCTATTCGGCCGTGGTACTTATACTCATCCTATCGTTCATCCTTTTTCACGGGATTAAAGAATCTGCCAGGGTCGCCATCATATTCACTCTTATTGAAGCAGGCGGACTGATCTTGATCTTCATTATCGGGATCCCTTTTCTCGGGCATGTGGACTATCTCGATATGCCCCACGGTTTCAAAGGGATCTTTGAAGCATCGGCCCTCATTTTTTTCGCCTTCATAGGATTTGAAGGAGTTGTCAGGCTTTCGGAGGAAACGAGGAATCCTGAAAAAAATATCCCCAGAGCCCTGATACTGGCCCTTATTATCAGTATCATTCTCTACATGGCGGTGGCATTTTCTACAGTAAGCGTGGTGGGATGGGAAAAACTCAGCCAGTCAGATGCTCCTTTTGCAACGGTGGCCTTTGAGGCCATGGGAAATAATGCTTTTATTCTCCTTTCGGTGATAGCTCTCTTTGCCACAGCAAATACGGTCCTCCTTATGCTTCTGGGGGCATCCAGAATGGTATACGGAATGGCTGATTCATTTTCCCTTCCCAATACTTTTGCAAAGGTACATCCTGGAAGAAGGACACCATGGATTGCCATTTTTACTGTCACGATATTATCCATACTTTTTCTTTTTACTGGCAATATTGCATTTTTAGCCAATGTCACCAACTACACCCTGTTCCTGACATTCATTGTAATTAACGCCGCAATCATCTGGTTACGATACAAAGAACCACAATTGACACGGCCGTTCAGGATCCCTATCAATATCGGTAACCTGCCCCTATTACCAATAATCGGTCTGGTGTCCTGTTTGTTTATGCTGCTGCAAATGGATATATCCATACTTATTA
This DNA window, taken from Methanosarcinales archaeon, encodes the following:
- a CDS encoding amino acid permease yields the protein MSQKIELKRELGLLEATLAGVGVILGAGIYALIGQAAGLAGNSVWISFGLASLIAVFTGLSYAELSSMYPKASAEYEYTNNAFGSKLAFIIGWLIIFSGVVGASAVALGFAGYFNVLFDVPLVYSAVVLILILSFILFHGIKESARVAIIFTLIEAGGLILIFIIGIPFLGHVDYLDMPHGFKGIFEASALIFFAFIGFEGVVRLSEETRNPEKNIPRALILALIISIILYMAVAFSTVSVVGWEKLSQSDAPFATVAFEAMGNNAFILLSVIALFATANTVLLMLLGASRMVYGMADSFSLPNTFAKVHPGRRTPWIAIFTVTILSILFLFTGNIAFLANVTNYTLFLTFIVINAAIIWLRYKEPQLTRPFRIPINIGNLPLLPIIGLVSCLFMLLQMDISILIIGVLLTIVGGVLSLVDISEL